The Saprospiraceae bacterium genomic interval TGAGTTTACTTGAATATATTAATTTCTGATTGGAATTAATCGCAATGATGTACACCCCTGGTGTAAATTCTGAAACATCAATCTGTCTATTTCCAGAGGTAATGCTTCCGGATAAAACCCGATTTCCCAGCATATCTGTAAAACTGATTTGCATCGCCTCGTTACAATCTTTACATTCCAAAATAATGGAGTTCATAGCTGGATTAGGATATATTTGAATATTAAACTTCCCTTCCGAGTATACCGAAGTGATGATTATATACTGATTATGAAATCCTTGTTGAACGACAGGCGTGGCACCTATCTGTTCAACTGCCAGTTCACCAAGCGTAAAAGCATGTAAATTATTATCGGCCGCATTTCCCAATACATAGGATGAAATACTTTGGGAGGAAAGACATTGTTTATTCGTAAAAAAGATGATCAAGCTCAAATAGATTATTTTCATTTATTAAAATTTTCACAAAGATTGCGGTTATGAAGATTCCATAAAATTCGAATTAGAATTTGGCAGAAATGAATGAGGAATTGATCAAACCGCTTCTAAAAAGGCAGTCATCCAAAATCTGCATAAGTCATAAAGAACTCATTCATATATACTACTTCAAGGAGTTCATACAACTTCTGAAATAAGCTCGTTTTGGCCAAATTCTCACTGAATATGATCCGGCGCTCATTACAGCGCATTTTGATGGCCGCGTATATTTATATTTGTCAGCTTGAAAGCACACTGGTTAATATTATTATACTCCCTGTTTTCCCAGCTTGGGTCGGGGCAAATGCTACCCTATAAGGTTTATACAAAAGAGGATGGGCTGATCAACAACTTTGTTTCTTCAGTTTTAGAGGATCACGATGGCTTCCTTTGGTTGGGCACCGAAGATGGTATAGCCAGATTTGACGGAAACAGATTTGTAAATTATAAAGCAAACGATGGTGTATTTGGTCTGACTAATAAAATATTTCGTGTATTAATGGCAGAAGCTAACGGAAACTTATGGGTCAGCAATTATTACAACAGTCTTTTCCTGATCAACACCCGCAACAAAAAGCTGATCAAACATTACGTTATAGAAACTAGTTTCGGAAATGAAGTTTCCCTGATGTTCCAGGACAAGAACAAAAATTACTGGTTAGGTATTCAGGGGGTAGGTTTGTGTTCTTTTCAACCCGATTCTTCAAAATTTAACTTTATCCCTACATTCACGGATGAAAGTGAATTGGCCGCTGAAAACAGATTCCAATTATACTTTAGCAACAGTTTTTTCCCGGACTCCGACAGTTCAAATATATATTGGATTCCAACTCTTTGTGGCTTACTAAGGCTGGATGCCTCCCGTAAATTTTGCAGTTACACATTTAATAAAAAAGATCAATTGGCATTTTCGGGAAGACATTCAATTTCTTTAAATAACAATATTTATTCGGGTTCCTGGAGTGATGGAGTAATTATGGTCAACTCTTCGCGCGACACGCTATTTAAATTTAAACCGGCCAATGAAAAAATCTTTGCAGTGTCTACTTTAGCTGATCTGGGTGACTCAAAAAATATTATCATGCAAACCCAGAATGGGTTAGCCCTCTTTAATTCATTAGACAAGAAATTTAATTACATTGAAAATCTACAACATTTTAAATATGGACAAAGATTATTCAAATCCTCAAATGGATTAATCTGGATGGCAAGTTGGGGCGAAGGCTTAATAAAAATCCAACCGAAAGCTTTCTTGAAGGGTCAGACCAAAGTAAACAAAGAAATTCGCTTTTTAGAAGTTATTGGGAATCAAATTCACGCAATTACTTCCAGGCAAAATTACCTGGTGCTGGATCATGAATTAAATGCAGTCACCACTTTAAAAATACCTTTGTCCCGCAAGGACGATAAAATAATTAAAATTATAAAAGATCAACAGGGAAGGACTATCCTGTTAAGTTATTACGATATATTCAGGTTAGATCCGTATCATAAAACAATAAAGTCACTCAAAACTAACAACTGGAAACAAGTTATTATTGAATCCAACTATTTTTGGGACATTGAGACAAAGGAGTCTGATGATGAAATTTATTACATAGCTACACAAAACGGTGGGATCCTTGTAATGGATTCGCGCAGCCAACAAACCAGGTGGTTCAGAAATGAACCACAGAATCCTCACTCCATTAAAGTACATTATTCCATAGGCTTTCTATCAAAAGACCAAAAGGGAAATCTGTGGGGAAGCGGTTGGGGAATATTTTGCATGGACAAAAACGAACGCTTTATAAATCTCGATCCGATTTTAAAACAGAACTCAGATCTGGTAAGATTCAGTGCACAACCGCTTTGTGCCTTTGGTGAAGACCAAATGATTACTATTTCTGATGTTGGGGCCTGGTATTCATTAAAGAAAGAAAATGACAACATAATAGTCTCTTCTCTTAATGACAATAATAAAGTTACATCACATACATATCGAAAACTCCGTTACGATCATTTCGCAGAATCTGTTTTTGCATTCGGTGAATCTGGCCTCATGAGGTTAAAGCTGAAAGATTCCAGCATACTTAAATATGACCTTCATAGCGGTTTTATTAAAGTATATGATATGCAACGTATGGACAGTTCAAAATTATTATTGGCAACTGATGCAGGACTGATTCTGTGGGATGAATCTGATCTTGAAAATGAGGCGCCGGAAAGTGGAAAAATATACATTGAAAATTTTCGTGTATTTGACCAACCCATCGAACAAAATATAAATGAAGTTAACAAGATTCTACTTTCATATTCACAAAATTTCTTTTCGGTGGAGTTTGGGATTCAAAATTATTTTAGTGAAGATGCACATGAGTTTGAATATAAACTTGCAGGAGTTGACGATGATTGGGTAGCTGCAGGGCTTCGCAATTATGCTGGTTATACAAATATCGGAGGAGGTAATTTTATTTTTTCCCTCCGGAGTAAAAATGCACCGGGTATCATTAATTTTAATGAAATTGTGGTCTCCACCCCATTTTGGAAACAGCTTTGGTTTTTGTGCTTGATCGTCTTAGTCATTGGCTTTGCTATATATACATGGAATAGAAGCCGGATTCTAAGAATAAAAAAAGAAGCAGCTAAGGACGCTGATTTTCATAAAAAAATTGCGGAAGTTGAGATGAAAGCGCTTCGTTCGCAAATGAATCCACATTTCCTGTTTAATTCACTCAATGCAATTAAATATTATGTTGTAAAAAAGGATCCGGATAAAGCAGCAGATTATCTAACAAGTTTTTCCAAATTGATACGAATGATCCTAAACAATTCAAATCAGAAATTAATTTCCCTCAAAGATGAAATGTCAGCTGTCCAATTATATATCCATATTGAAAATCTGCGATTCGATCATGGATTTGATTATAACATCAGTATAGATCAAAATATTGACACCGAAAAAACTATGGTACCACCCCTGCTTTTCCAGCCTTACATAGAAAATGCGATCTGGCATGGGCTCATGCATAAGACCGATGGA includes:
- a CDS encoding T9SS type A sorting domain-containing protein; protein product: MKIIYLSLIIFFTNKQCLSSQSISSYVLGNAADNNLHAFTLGELAVEQIGATPVVQQGFHNQYIIITSVYSEGKFNIQIYPNPAMNSIILECKDCNEAMQISFTDMLGNRVLSGSITSGNRQIDVSEFTPGVYIIAINSNQKLIYSSKLTKI
- a CDS encoding histidine kinase, giving the protein MKAHWLILLYSLFSQLGSGQMLPYKVYTKEDGLINNFVSSVLEDHDGFLWLGTEDGIARFDGNRFVNYKANDGVFGLTNKIFRVLMAEANGNLWVSNYYNSLFLINTRNKKLIKHYVIETSFGNEVSLMFQDKNKNYWLGIQGVGLCSFQPDSSKFNFIPTFTDESELAAENRFQLYFSNSFFPDSDSSNIYWIPTLCGLLRLDASRKFCSYTFNKKDQLAFSGRHSISLNNNIYSGSWSDGVIMVNSSRDTLFKFKPANEKIFAVSTLADLGDSKNIIMQTQNGLALFNSLDKKFNYIENLQHFKYGQRLFKSSNGLIWMASWGEGLIKIQPKAFLKGQTKVNKEIRFLEVIGNQIHAITSRQNYLVLDHELNAVTTLKIPLSRKDDKIIKIIKDQQGRTILLSYYDIFRLDPYHKTIKSLKTNNWKQVIIESNYFWDIETKESDDEIYYIATQNGGILVMDSRSQQTRWFRNEPQNPHSIKVHYSIGFLSKDQKGNLWGSGWGIFCMDKNERFINLDPILKQNSDLVRFSAQPLCAFGEDQMITISDVGAWYSLKKENDNIIVSSLNDNNKVTSHTYRKLRYDHFAESVFAFGESGLMRLKLKDSSILKYDLHSGFIKVYDMQRMDSSKLLLATDAGLILWDESDLENEAPESGKIYIENFRVFDQPIEQNINEVNKILLSYSQNFFSVEFGIQNYFSEDAHEFEYKLAGVDDDWVAAGLRNYAGYTNIGGGNFIFSLRSKNAPGIINFNEIVVSTPFWKQLWFLCLIVLVIGFAIYTWNRSRILRIKKEAAKDADFHKKIAEVEMKALRSQMNPHFLFNSLNAIKYYVVKKDPDKAADYLTSFSKLIRMILNNSNQKLISLKDEMSAVQLYIHIENLRFDHGFDYNISIDQNIDTEKTMVPPLLFQPYIENAIWHGLMHKTDGLPRLEIALVSIPNGIECTITDNGIGRQRAAEVKSKTADKNKSWGMTITKSRMTYSEITSDLAYEEKVIDLYDSKNVPNGTKVIISIHKKW